One window of Streptomyces sp. FIT100 genomic DNA carries:
- a CDS encoding NUDIX hydrolase — translation MDAIERWTGRYACLLQSALRLSNEQFAAKLGIGVRTVAAWHADENVVPRGEMQQLLDTAHEQASAAARQRFALMMTRDRASIEQAPVGAQALRVAIAVVIRESDVLLVCRRDVDAAGITWQFPAGVIKPGAKGETITVRETLDETGVHCAVRRHVGNRVHPVTGVLCEYFLCEYLAGEATNTDAVENVDVMWVPRNAVARFIPVDTIFPPILAVLEEQT, via the coding sequence GTGGACGCGATCGAGCGCTGGACCGGTCGGTACGCCTGCCTACTGCAGTCCGCCCTACGTCTGAGCAACGAGCAGTTCGCCGCGAAATTGGGCATCGGGGTGAGGACTGTGGCTGCCTGGCACGCCGACGAAAACGTGGTGCCCCGCGGGGAGATGCAACAGCTACTCGACACCGCTCATGAACAGGCTTCCGCCGCGGCACGACAGCGTTTCGCGCTCATGATGACGAGGGATCGGGCATCAATAGAGCAGGCGCCCGTCGGCGCGCAGGCACTCCGCGTAGCCATCGCTGTGGTCATCCGCGAGAGCGACGTCCTGCTGGTGTGCCGAAGAGACGTCGACGCTGCCGGAATCACATGGCAGTTCCCGGCCGGGGTCATCAAGCCGGGCGCGAAGGGGGAGACCATCACAGTGCGGGAAACGCTGGATGAGACAGGTGTCCACTGTGCGGTCCGGCGGCACGTCGGCAACCGCGTGCATCCCGTTACGGGGGTGCTGTGCGAGTACTTCCTCTGCGAGTACCTGGCGGGGGAGGCAACCAACACGGACGCGGTGGAGAACGTCGACGTCATGTGGGTTCCCAGAAACGCGGTAGCCCGCTTCATCCCCGTCGATACGATCTTTC
- a CDS encoding nucleoside-diphosphate kinase, whose protein sequence is MAEVQAHTVERTLVLLKPDALTRGLAGRIIARFEDAALKIVGTKMKWMDEEFTRRHYFDLEERLGAEVYNVTATFMQQGPVVALVLEGFDAIATVRKIVGSTYPNQAPAGTVRGDFSHYSAAASIASGKAVANLVHASGNAEEAKQEVELWFDKDELQDYKTLAEIYTY, encoded by the coding sequence ATGGCCGAGGTTCAGGCACACACTGTCGAGCGCACGCTCGTCCTGCTCAAGCCCGATGCGCTGACGCGTGGCCTGGCAGGAAGAATCATCGCTCGATTCGAGGATGCTGCACTGAAGATCGTCGGTACGAAGATGAAGTGGATGGACGAGGAGTTCACGCGTCGTCACTACTTCGATTTGGAAGAACGGTTGGGTGCGGAGGTCTACAACGTCACCGCGACATTCATGCAGCAGGGACCGGTCGTTGCCCTGGTGCTGGAAGGCTTCGACGCCATCGCCACCGTCCGCAAGATCGTCGGTAGCACGTACCCCAACCAGGCTCCGGCAGGCACGGTGCGAGGCGACTTCTCTCACTACAGCGCGGCAGCCAGCATCGCCTCGGGCAAGGCAGTCGCAAACCTCGTGCACGCCTCCGGCAACGCCGAGGAGGCCAAGCAGGAGGTGGAGCTGTGGTTCGACAAGGACGAGCTACAGGACTACAAGACGCTGGCCGAGATCTACACGTACTAG
- a CDS encoding methyltransferase domain-containing protein: MSSSGMPSVDILGKQIASVLADPAITHGLARTLRAAAREIELQRSHRTSRRSWPNGRINGKPTKIQIGGGAHRIDGFFNIDLVPPADLLWDIREGVPLQSDSANQIFSEHFLEHIDYPRSAKHFVHEAHRVLVPGGRIITGVPDAAFALSHYPGPLDSSDETIERWYTKRDCRGDINTRLDLVNLVFRDQDDDPTYTPHLWAYDHEKLDQLFTEAGFNTVEPCTFDPTIANPKRRWGSVYVVATK; the protein is encoded by the coding sequence ATGAGTTCCTCCGGCATGCCCTCCGTCGACATCCTCGGCAAGCAGATCGCCTCCGTCCTGGCCGACCCGGCCATCACCCACGGCCTGGCCCGCACCCTCAGGGCCGCGGCCAGGGAGATCGAACTCCAGCGCAGCCACCGCACCAGCCGACGCTCATGGCCCAACGGCCGGATCAACGGCAAACCCACCAAGATCCAGATCGGCGGCGGCGCCCACCGCATCGACGGATTCTTCAACATCGACCTCGTCCCGCCTGCCGACCTGCTCTGGGACATCCGCGAGGGCGTCCCCCTCCAGAGCGACAGCGCGAACCAGATCTTCTCCGAGCACTTCCTGGAGCACATCGACTACCCGCGCTCAGCCAAGCACTTCGTCCACGAGGCCCATCGCGTCCTCGTACCGGGCGGCCGGATCATCACCGGCGTCCCTGACGCCGCTTTCGCCCTGAGTCACTACCCCGGCCCCCTGGACTCGTCCGACGAGACAATCGAGCGCTGGTACACCAAGCGCGACTGTCGTGGTGACATCAACACGCGGCTCGACCTCGTCAACCTCGTCTTCCGCGACCAGGACGACGACCCGACGTACACCCCGCACCTGTGGGCCTATGACCACGAGAAGCTCGACCAGCTCTTCACCGAGGCCGGCTTCAACACTGTCGAGCCCTGTACGTTCGACCCCACCATCGCCAACCCGAAGCGCCGCTGGGGCAGCGTCTACGTCGTCGCCACGAAGTAG
- a CDS encoding ATP-binding protein: MNQIPQSISELTLVATPSAVAWARRHTVNVLRRWRFSAEAIEVARLLVSGLTTNAIQHTKLTETSETAAVESARPGTIVLSLWPTDGGIVLAVSDPDPRPPLARTDDASATGGRGLILVQAMASRWGYYQPGRRAGKVVWAEVLAHPSAAVGESGAGHPQSVRVIIRRVLTGLREL, translated from the coding sequence ATGAACCAGATCCCACAGTCGATCAGCGAACTGACGCTCGTCGCCACACCCAGCGCCGTCGCCTGGGCTCGGCGCCATACCGTCAACGTCCTCAGGCGTTGGCGCTTCTCTGCCGAGGCCATCGAAGTCGCCCGACTCCTCGTATCGGGATTGACCACCAACGCCATCCAGCACACCAAATTGACTGAGACATCTGAAACAGCCGCCGTTGAATCCGCCCGCCCCGGCACGATCGTTCTCAGCCTCTGGCCCACCGACGGCGGCATCGTGCTCGCGGTTAGCGATCCGGACCCCCGACCGCCGTTAGCCCGCACCGACGATGCCAGCGCCACCGGGGGCCGTGGACTCATCCTCGTCCAGGCGATGGCGAGTCGCTGGGGCTACTACCAGCCGGGACGCCGAGCAGGAAAGGTCGTCTGGGCGGAGGTTCTCGCTCATCCCAGCGCCGCGGTCGGCGAGTCAGGCGCTGGCCATCCCCAGTCAGTCCGTGTGATCATCAGGCGTGTTCTGACGGGTCTGCGCGAGCTCTAG
- a CDS encoding TetR/AcrR family transcriptional regulator — MAVVTAPKQDRSRATRQRLLEAAVACLAEHGWAGSTVSVVAERAGVSRGAAQHHFPTREDLFTAAVEYVAEERSSALRALPVQSRAAVVEALVDLYTGPLFRAALHLWVAASNAPHADQLRARVTELETRVGRETHRIAVELLGADESMPGVRETVQGLLDMARGLGLANLLTDDGMRRGRVVALWGRLLDEALG, encoded by the coding sequence ATGGCTGTTGTGACCGCCCCGAAGCAGGACCGCAGCCGGGCCACCCGGCAGCGGCTCCTGGAGGCCGCGGTGGCCTGCCTCGCCGAACACGGCTGGGCGGGCTCGACCGTCTCGGTGGTCGCCGAGCGGGCCGGGGTCTCACGGGGCGCGGCACAGCACCACTTCCCGACCAGGGAGGACCTCTTCACGGCCGCCGTCGAATACGTCGCGGAAGAACGCTCCTCCGCCCTGCGCGCCCTGCCGGTGCAGAGCCGCGCGGCCGTGGTCGAAGCCCTGGTCGACCTCTACACCGGCCCGCTCTTCCGCGCCGCGCTGCACCTGTGGGTCGCGGCGTCCAACGCCCCCCACGCGGATCAGCTGCGCGCCCGGGTCACCGAACTGGAAACCCGCGTCGGCCGCGAGACCCACCGGATAGCCGTCGAACTGCTCGGCGCGGACGAGTCCATGCCGGGGGTGCGGGAGACCGTCCAGGGCCTGCTCGACATGGCCCGGGGCCTCGGGCTGGCGAACCTGCTGACGGACGACGGGATGCGGCGCGGGCGGGTGGTGGCGCTGTGGGGGCGGCTGCTGGACGAAGCGCTGGGCTGA
- a CDS encoding enoyl-CoA hydratase family protein: MSLIGTASERGVTTLTLDSPANRNALSARLVGELADALTTCTKDPAVRAVVLTHTGGTFSAGADLKEPPNPYTFVALLRQIVELPKPVVARIAGRVRAGGIGLVGACDIAAASADSDFAFTEVRIGVAPAVISLPLLPRLEPRAAARYYLGGERFDAAEAARIGLLTTVADDVDTALAPVLDGLRRASPVALDATKQLLTARVRETFDRDAEDLVQRSASLFASAEAREGMTAFLERRDPAWLL; encoded by the coding sequence GTGAGCCTGATCGGCACGGCGTCCGAGCGGGGCGTCACCACCCTGACGCTGGACTCGCCGGCGAACCGCAACGCCCTCTCGGCGCGGCTCGTCGGCGAGCTGGCCGACGCGCTGACCACCTGCACGAAGGACCCGGCCGTACGGGCCGTGGTCCTGACCCACACCGGAGGCACCTTCAGCGCGGGCGCCGACCTGAAGGAGCCGCCGAACCCGTACACGTTCGTCGCACTGCTGCGGCAGATCGTCGAGCTGCCCAAGCCGGTGGTGGCCCGGATCGCGGGCCGGGTGCGGGCCGGAGGCATCGGGCTCGTCGGCGCCTGCGACATCGCCGCCGCGTCGGCGGACTCGGACTTCGCCTTCACGGAGGTGCGGATCGGGGTCGCCCCCGCCGTCATCTCACTGCCGCTGCTGCCCCGCCTGGAGCCGCGCGCGGCGGCCCGCTACTACCTGGGCGGAGAGCGCTTCGACGCGGCGGAGGCGGCCCGCATCGGACTTCTGACCACCGTCGCGGACGATGTGGACACGGCGCTCGCGCCCGTGCTCGACGGCCTGCGCAGGGCCTCCCCGGTGGCCCTGGACGCGACGAAACAGCTGCTCACGGCTAGGGTGCGGGAGACCTTCGACCGCGACGCGGAGGATCTCGTACAGCGCTCGGCGTCGCTCTTCGCCTCGGCGGAGGCGCGCGAGGGGATGACCGCCTTCCTCGAACGACGGGATCCTGCATGGCTGTTGTGA
- a CDS encoding transposase: MRTGHVKRAFKYRFHPTDAQAVELLRTFGCVRKVYNLALEARTVAWFQRQERVNYNATSAMLTEWKKTPELAFLSEVSSVPLQQALRHLQGAFSSFFEGRAKYPRYKSKKRTRRSAEYTRSAFKHLDGKLTLAKMAEPLEIVWSRPLPEGVEPTTVTVSQDSAGRWFVSMLCEDESVKPLPAAGQTVGIDVGVTSLVTLSTGEKVANPRHERRDRARLARAQRKLSRKEKGSANGEKARRKVARVHARIADRRRDFLHKLTTRLVRENQTIVIEDLTVRNMLKNGSLARAISDASWTELRSMLEYKCAWYGRTLVAIDHWFPSSKLCSACGTIRDSLPLNVREWTCDCGAVHDRDVNAAKNILAAGLAVTVCGDGVRPQRSTPERQSSAKQKT; the protein is encoded by the coding sequence ATGAGGACCGGGCATGTAAAGCGGGCTTTCAAGTACCGCTTTCACCCGACGGATGCACAGGCGGTCGAGCTGCTGCGTACGTTCGGTTGTGTGCGGAAGGTCTATAACCTGGCGCTGGAGGCCCGCACTGTGGCGTGGTTCCAACGGCAGGAGCGGGTGAACTACAACGCCACCTCCGCGATGCTCACGGAATGGAAGAAGACACCGGAACTGGCGTTCCTCTCCGAGGTTTCGTCGGTGCCGTTGCAGCAGGCATTGCGGCACCTGCAAGGGGCGTTCTCCAGTTTCTTCGAGGGCCGTGCGAAGTACCCCCGCTACAAGTCGAAGAAGAGGACCCGGCGCTCGGCGGAGTACACCCGCTCCGCGTTCAAGCACCTGGACGGGAAGCTCACGCTGGCCAAGATGGCGGAGCCGCTGGAGATCGTGTGGTCCCGGCCTCTGCCTGAGGGGGTCGAGCCAACCACGGTCACCGTGTCGCAGGACAGCGCTGGGCGTTGGTTCGTCTCGATGCTATGCGAGGACGAGTCTGTGAAACCGCTTCCGGCCGCTGGTCAGACGGTAGGGATCGACGTGGGTGTGACCTCGCTCGTGACTCTCTCCACTGGGGAGAAGGTCGCCAACCCCCGGCATGAACGCCGGGACCGGGCCCGACTTGCCCGCGCACAGCGGAAACTGTCCCGCAAGGAGAAGGGATCGGCAAACGGGGAGAAGGCACGGCGCAAGGTCGCCCGTGTCCACGCGCGGATCGCTGACCGCCGCCGCGATTTCCTGCACAAGCTGACCACTCGGCTCGTTCGTGAGAACCAAACGATCGTGATCGAGGACCTGACCGTTCGGAACATGCTGAAGAACGGCAGTCTGGCCCGCGCCATCTCGGACGCGAGCTGGACCGAGTTGCGCTCCATGCTGGAGTACAAGTGCGCCTGGTACGGGCGGACACTGGTGGCCATCGACCACTGGTTCCCTTCCTCCAAGCTGTGCTCCGCGTGCGGCACCATCCGGGACAGCCTCCCGCTGAACGTTCGCGAGTGGACGTGCGACTGCGGAGCAGTCCACGACCGCGACGTGAACGCAGCAAAGAACATTCTGGCCGCCGGGCTGGCGGTGACAGTCTGTGGAGACGGTGTAAGACCTCAACGGAGCACTCCTGAGAGGCAGTCGTCAGCGAAGCAGAAAACCTAA
- a CDS encoding acyl-CoA dehydrogenase family protein, which yields MNFESEEHTALRAAVSALGQRHGRGHDREELWAEAAKLGYLGVNLPEAYGGGGGGMAELSLVLEELGAAGCPLLMMVVSPAICGTVIARFGTDEQKRRWLPGLADGSVTMAFGITEPDAGSNSHRITTTARRADDGGWILTGRKVFISGVDIAEATLIVGRTEDARTGSLKPCLFIVPRDTPGFTRSQIDMELHAHEKQFELVLDDVALPADALVGDEDAGLLQLFAGLNPERIMTAAFAIGMGRYALARAVDYARTRQVWKAPIGAHQAIAHPLAQAHIELELARLMMQKAAALYDAGDDIAAGEAANMAKYAAAEACVRAVDQAVHTLGGNGLTREYGLAALVTAARVARIAPVSREMILNYVSHQSLGLPKSY from the coding sequence ATGAACTTCGAGAGCGAAGAACACACCGCCCTGCGCGCCGCCGTCTCCGCCCTCGGGCAGCGCCACGGCCGCGGCCACGACCGGGAGGAGCTGTGGGCCGAGGCCGCCAAGCTGGGCTATCTCGGCGTCAACCTGCCCGAGGCGTACGGCGGCGGAGGCGGCGGCATGGCCGAGCTCTCCCTCGTTCTGGAGGAGCTCGGCGCGGCCGGCTGCCCGCTGCTCATGATGGTCGTCTCACCCGCCATCTGCGGCACCGTCATCGCCCGCTTCGGCACGGACGAGCAGAAGCGCCGCTGGCTCCCCGGTCTCGCCGACGGCAGTGTCACCATGGCCTTCGGCATCACCGAGCCCGACGCCGGCTCCAACTCCCACCGCATCACGACCACCGCCCGCCGCGCCGACGACGGGGGCTGGATCCTCACCGGCCGCAAGGTCTTCATCTCCGGCGTCGACATCGCCGAGGCGACGCTCATCGTCGGCCGCACGGAGGACGCGCGTACGGGCAGCCTCAAGCCCTGCCTGTTCATCGTCCCGCGAGACACCCCCGGCTTCACACGCTCCCAGATCGACATGGAACTGCACGCCCACGAGAAGCAGTTCGAGCTCGTGCTCGACGACGTCGCCCTCCCCGCCGACGCGCTCGTCGGTGACGAGGACGCCGGGCTGCTCCAGCTCTTCGCCGGGCTCAACCCCGAGCGGATCATGACCGCCGCCTTCGCCATCGGCATGGGCCGCTACGCCCTCGCCCGCGCCGTCGACTACGCGCGGACCCGCCAGGTCTGGAAGGCCCCCATCGGCGCGCACCAGGCCATCGCCCACCCCCTCGCCCAGGCGCACATCGAGCTCGAACTCGCCCGCCTGATGATGCAGAAGGCCGCCGCGCTCTACGACGCGGGCGACGACATCGCCGCAGGCGAGGCCGCGAACATGGCCAAGTACGCGGCGGCCGAAGCCTGCGTCAGAGCCGTCGACCAGGCCGTCCACACCCTCGGCGGCAACGGCCTCACCCGCGAGTACGGTCTCGCCGCGCTCGTCACCGCCGCCCGCGTCGCCAGGATCGCCCCGGTCAGCCGGGAGATGATCCTCAACTACGTATCCCATCAGTCCCTGGGTCTCCCCAAGTCGTACTGA
- a CDS encoding biotin carboxylase N-terminal domain-containing protein: MIQSVLVANRGEIACRIFRTCRDLGIATVAVHSDADAGALHVREADTAVRLPGAAPADTYLRGDLIVKAALAAGADAVHPGYGFLSENADFARAVAGAGLVWIGPPPEAIEAMASKTRAKELMGIAPLAVDGIDADDLPVLVKAAAGGGGRGMRVVRELAGLDGALAAARAEALSAFGDGEVFVEPYVEGGRHVEVQILADAHGTVWTLGTRDCSLQRRHQKVIEESPAPGLGPELAGTLRDLAVRAARATRYRGAGTVEFLVADGRAHFLEMNTRLQVEHPVTEAVFGLDLVALQIRLAEGEALDGEPPSPAGHAVEARLYAEDPSRDWAPQTGTLHRLSVPEAPGLRLDTGYGDGDTIGVHYDPMLAKAVAWAPTRAEALRKLAGALERARVHGPATNRELLVRSLRHPEFAAARMDTGFYARHLPELTGAAPEPYAPLVAALADAHGRSRFGGWRNLHSQPQTKRYRTDADGAEHEVRYRHTRDGLAAEGVVVVHARADLVVLEVDGVQRKFDVAVYGDRVYVGNTALTALPRFPDPADRHEPGSLLAPMPGTVVRVAEGLAPGAAVTAGQPLVWLEAMKMEHRICAPAPGTLTALHAAPGHQVEVGALLAVVQAAAAPAAAVPEEHTP, from the coding sequence ATGATCCAGTCCGTGCTGGTCGCCAACCGGGGCGAGATCGCCTGCCGGATCTTCCGCACCTGCCGTGACCTGGGCATCGCGACGGTCGCGGTGCACTCGGACGCCGACGCGGGCGCGCTGCACGTACGCGAGGCGGACACGGCCGTACGCCTGCCCGGGGCCGCGCCCGCGGACACGTACCTGCGCGGCGACCTGATCGTGAAGGCGGCGCTCGCGGCGGGGGCGGACGCCGTGCACCCCGGCTACGGATTCCTCTCCGAGAACGCGGACTTCGCGCGCGCGGTCGCCGGTGCGGGGCTCGTCTGGATCGGGCCGCCGCCGGAGGCCATCGAGGCGATGGCATCCAAGACCCGGGCCAAGGAGCTCATGGGCATCGCGCCCCTCGCCGTGGACGGCATCGACGCCGACGACCTCCCGGTCCTGGTCAAGGCGGCGGCGGGCGGCGGCGGGCGCGGCATGCGCGTCGTACGCGAACTCGCCGGGCTGGACGGTGCGTTGGCGGCCGCGCGGGCCGAGGCGCTGAGCGCCTTCGGCGACGGGGAGGTCTTCGTCGAGCCGTACGTGGAGGGCGGGCGCCATGTGGAGGTGCAGATCCTCGCCGACGCGCACGGGACCGTCTGGACGCTCGGCACCCGCGACTGCTCCCTCCAGCGCCGCCACCAGAAGGTCATCGAGGAGTCCCCGGCGCCCGGCCTCGGCCCCGAGCTCGCCGGCACCCTGCGCGACCTGGCGGTGCGCGCGGCCCGCGCGACGCGGTACCGCGGCGCGGGCACGGTGGAGTTCCTGGTCGCCGACGGCAGGGCCCACTTCCTGGAGATGAACACCCGCCTCCAGGTCGAACACCCCGTCACCGAGGCCGTCTTCGGCCTCGACCTGGTCGCCCTCCAGATCCGGCTCGCGGAGGGGGAGGCCCTGGACGGCGAACCCCCCTCCCCGGCCGGCCACGCGGTCGAGGCCCGCCTCTACGCAGAGGACCCGTCCCGCGACTGGGCCCCGCAGACCGGCACCCTGCACCGGCTGTCGGTGCCCGAGGCACCCGGCCTGCGCCTGGACACCGGATACGGCGACGGCGACACGATCGGCGTCCACTACGACCCGATGCTGGCCAAGGCGGTCGCCTGGGCACCCACCCGCGCCGAGGCGCTGCGCAAGCTGGCCGGCGCCCTTGAGCGGGCCCGCGTCCACGGCCCGGCCACCAACCGTGAGCTGCTCGTACGGTCCCTGCGCCACCCCGAGTTCGCCGCCGCCCGCATGGACACCGGCTTCTACGCCCGCCACCTGCCGGAGCTGACGGGCGCGGCCCCGGAGCCGTACGCGCCACTGGTCGCCGCGCTCGCCGACGCCCACGGGCGCTCCCGCTTCGGCGGCTGGCGCAATCTGCACTCGCAGCCGCAGACCAAGCGCTACCGCACCGACGCCGACGGCGCCGAGCACGAGGTCCGCTACCGCCACACCCGGGACGGCCTCGCCGCCGAAGGCGTCGTGGTCGTGCACGCCCGCGCGGATCTCGTCGTCCTCGAAGTCGACGGCGTGCAGCGCAAGTTCGACGTCGCCGTGTACGGCGACCGGGTGTACGTCGGCAACACCGCCCTGACCGCGCTGCCCCGCTTCCCCGACCCCGCCGACCGGCACGAGCCCGGTTCACTGCTCGCGCCCATGCCCGGCACCGTCGTACGCGTCGCCGAGGGCCTCGCCCCCGGCGCCGCCGTCACCGCAGGACAGCCGCTCGTCTGGCTGGAGGCGATGAAGATGGAGCACCGCATCTGCGCTCCCGCCCCCGGCACGCTCACCGCGCTCCACGCCGCCCCCGGCCACCAGGTCGAGGTCGGTGCCCTTCTCGCCGTCGTACAAGCCGCGGCGGCACCGGCCGCCGCCGTACCGGAGGAGCACACCCCATGA
- a CDS encoding acyl-CoA carboxylase subunit beta, with protein sequence MTVIASTLDTASGDYAARRTAMLAKLDALHAEHAKALAGGGEKYTARHRKRGKLLARERIELLLDPDTPFLELSPLAAWGSDYPVGASIVTGIGVVEGVECLITANDPTVRGGASNPWTLKKALRANEIAFANRLPVISLVESGGADLPSQKEIFIPGGALFRDLTRLSAAGIPTVAVVFGNSTAGGAYVPGMSDHTVMIKERSKVFLGGPPLVRMATGEESDDESLGGAEMHARTSGLADHYAADEPDAIRHARRIVARLNHRKAHPDPLVPATGPKYAEEELLGIVPEDLKTPFDPREVIARIVDGSDFDEFKPLYGTSLVTGWARLHGRPLGVLANAQGVLFSAESQKAAQFIQLANQRAIPLLFLHNTTGYMVGKEYEQGGIIKHGAMMINAVANSKVPHLSVLMGASYGAGHYGMCGRAYDPRFLFAWPSAKSAVMGPQQLAGVLSIVARASAAAKGQPYDDKADAGLRAMVEQQIETESLPMFLSGRLYDDGVIDPRDTRTVLGLCLSAIHTAPVEGARGGFGVFRM encoded by the coding sequence ATGACCGTCATCGCCAGCACGCTCGACACCGCGTCCGGCGACTACGCCGCCCGCCGCACCGCCATGCTCGCCAAGCTCGACGCCCTCCACGCCGAGCACGCCAAGGCGCTCGCGGGCGGCGGAGAGAAGTACACCGCCCGGCACCGCAAGCGCGGCAAACTCCTCGCCCGCGAGCGGATCGAGCTGCTCCTCGATCCCGACACGCCGTTCCTTGAGCTGTCGCCGCTCGCGGCCTGGGGGAGCGACTACCCCGTGGGCGCGTCGATCGTCACCGGCATCGGCGTTGTCGAGGGCGTCGAGTGCCTGATCACCGCGAACGACCCGACCGTACGCGGTGGAGCGAGCAACCCCTGGACCCTGAAGAAGGCGCTGCGGGCCAACGAGATCGCGTTCGCCAACCGCCTCCCCGTCATCAGCCTCGTCGAGTCCGGCGGCGCGGATCTGCCGTCCCAGAAGGAGATCTTCATCCCGGGCGGGGCGCTCTTCCGCGATCTGACCCGGCTCTCCGCGGCCGGGATCCCCACCGTCGCCGTCGTCTTCGGCAATTCGACGGCCGGCGGTGCGTACGTGCCCGGCATGTCCGACCACACCGTCATGATCAAGGAGCGGTCGAAGGTTTTCCTCGGCGGACCGCCGCTCGTCAGGATGGCGACCGGCGAGGAGAGCGACGACGAGTCGCTCGGCGGCGCCGAGATGCACGCCCGTACGTCCGGGCTCGCCGACCACTACGCCGCCGACGAGCCCGACGCGATCCGCCACGCCCGCCGGATCGTCGCCCGGCTCAACCACCGCAAGGCGCACCCGGATCCGCTCGTCCCCGCGACCGGGCCGAAGTACGCCGAGGAGGAGCTCCTCGGCATCGTTCCCGAGGACCTCAAGACACCCTTCGACCCGCGCGAGGTCATCGCCCGGATCGTCGACGGCTCGGACTTCGACGAGTTCAAGCCCCTGTACGGGACGAGCCTGGTCACCGGCTGGGCGCGGCTGCACGGCCGGCCCCTCGGCGTCCTGGCCAACGCCCAGGGCGTCCTCTTCTCCGCGGAGTCGCAGAAGGCCGCCCAGTTCATCCAGCTCGCCAACCAGCGTGCGATCCCGCTCCTCTTCCTCCACAACACCACCGGCTACATGGTCGGCAAGGAGTACGAGCAGGGCGGCATCATCAAGCACGGCGCGATGATGATCAACGCGGTGGCGAACTCCAAGGTCCCGCATCTGTCCGTCCTCATGGGCGCGTCCTACGGCGCCGGGCACTACGGCATGTGCGGACGGGCCTACGACCCGCGCTTCCTCTTCGCCTGGCCCAGCGCCAAGTCGGCCGTGATGGGCCCGCAGCAGCTCGCCGGCGTCCTGTCGATCGTCGCCCGCGCCTCGGCCGCGGCGAAGGGACAGCCCTACGACGACAAGGCCGACGCCGGCCTGCGCGCGATGGTGGAGCAGCAGATCGAGACGGAGTCGCTGCCGATGTTCCTGTCCGGGCGGCTCTACGACGACGGCGTCATCGACCCGCGGGACACGCGCACCGTCCTCGGGCTGTGCCTGTCCGCCATCCACACGGCCCCGGTCGAAGGCGCCCGCGGCGGCTTCGGCGTCTTCAGGATGTGA